Proteins from a single region of Palaemon carinicauda isolate YSFRI2023 chromosome 1, ASM3689809v2, whole genome shotgun sequence:
- the LOC137645815 gene encoding tigger transposable element-derived protein 1-like translates to MPPKRSLSLGASSEPKKKRKMLTINEKVSLLDKLKAGNSYASVARQYGLNESTVRYIKKEEKNIRKTAAISFTKDAKRVVNTQNKTMVRMENALAIWIHDCREKKITLDTNMIRSKAKTLFDAMVPEGGNDDDNVQDEEENDGDEDDPLPGTSSQTSSRRPRTTFVASKGWFDKFKRRFGLQSVLLYGEAASADKAAARHYVEDVFPEIIEENGYVPEQVFNMDETGLFWKRMPSRTFLFKDELKKTGFKAHKDRVTLLMCGNAAGFMLKPGLIYKAPYPRALKSKNKALLPVYWMANKKAWITKALTLDWFLNSSIPQQTPCYSFKEIN, encoded by the exons atgcctcccaaacgctctttatcccttggtgcatctagtgaaccgaagaaaaagcgaaagatgttaacaattaacgaaaaagtgagtttattggacaagttgaaagcgggaaatagctacgcgagcgtagcccgacaatatggccttaatgaatccacggtacggtacataaagaaggaagagaagaacatccgCAAAACTGCTGCAATATCTTTCACGAAAGATGCCAAAAGGGTTGTAAACACCCAGAATAAGACCATGGTGCGAATGGAAAATGCACTGGCTATTTGGATCCATGATTGTAGGGAAAAGAAAATCACCCTGGATACAAACATGATCCGAAGTAAGGCTAAAACTTTGTTTGATGCTATGGTGCCTGAGGGTGGTAACGACGACGACAACGTTCAAGATGAGGAAGAAAACGACGGCGACGAAGATGATCCTTTGCCTGGTACCTCAAGCCAGACTAGCTCACGACGACCACGTACGACtttcgttgccagcaagggctggtttgataagtttaagaggcgattcggacttcagagtgtgttgttgtatggagaggcagcctctgcagacaaagcagcagcgaggcattatgttgaggatgtgtttccggaaataatagaagaaaatggctatgtcccggagcaagtctttaatatggatgaaacaggcctcttctggaagaggatgccgtcccgaacatttcttttcaaggacgaacttaaaaagacaggtttcaaagctcacaaggatcgagtgactctgctcatgtgtggcaatgctgcaggattCATGCTGAAGCCCGGCCTTATCTACAAGGCCCCTTATCCTCGAGCATTGAAAAGCAAGAACAAAGCCTTACTGCCAGTGTACTGGATggccaataaaaaggcatggatcaccaaggccctcacacttgattggttccttaactcttccataccacag CAAACTCCTtgttattcatttaaagaaattaattag